In one window of Fusobacterium perfoetens DNA:
- a CDS encoding type II toxin-antitoxin system RelE/ParE family toxin: protein MIKITEEIALETTKVADKFFSKHKEVYEKFIENIKSYYHYKNQNIDIKAMKTYKNLYRMRINDYRVVYKLVNGEIIVVSVVAVASRGQIYKDF from the coding sequence ATGATAAAAATTACTGAAGAAATAGCATTGGAAACTACTAAAGTAGCAGATAAATTTTTTTCCAAACATAAAGAAGTCTATGAGAAATTTATTGAAAATATAAAAAGTTACTATCATTATAAAAACCAAAATATTGATATAAAAGCAATGAAAACCTATAAAAATCTTTATAGAATGAGAATAAATGATTATAGAGTTGTTTATAAATTAGTTAATGGTGAGATAATAGTAGTAAGTGTTGTTGCTGTGGCATCAAGGGGACAGATATATAAGGATTTTTAA
- a CDS encoding excisionase family DNA-binding protein: MAKINRNKNFDFLSNEEIIKLATPQNEVESQFLDDALKKLGDNTSVIKLANYLNVGKTTIYRAIEDKKLVAFKVGSRNIIMTKCILNLVEIES; the protein is encoded by the coding sequence ATGGCTAAAATTAATAGAAACAAAAATTTTGATTTTTTATCTAACGAGGAGATAATAAAACTGGCAACACCTCAAAACGAAGTGGAATCTCAGTTTCTAGATGACGCATTAAAAAAACTTGGGGATAATACATCTGTTATAAAACTAGCTAATTATCTTAATGTTGGAAAAACTACTATCTATAGAGCTATTGAAGATAAAAAATTGGTAGCTTTTAAAGTAGGAAGTAGAAATATAATTATGACTAAATGTATTTTAAACTTAGTAGAAATAGAATCTTAA
- the rplT gene encoding 50S ribosomal protein L20, with product MRVKTGIVRRRKHKKVLKAAKGFRGASGDVIKQAKQAVMRAMAYSTRDRKVNKRKMRQLWIIRINAGARLNGMTYSTFMNGLKKAGILLDRKVLADMALNNAEGFAKLAATAKAAL from the coding sequence ATGAGAGTTAAAACTGGAATAGTAAGAAGAAGAAAACATAAAAAAGTTTTAAAAGCTGCTAAAGGATTTAGAGGAGCATCTGGTGACGTTATAAAACAAGCTAAACAAGCTGTTATGAGAGCTATGGCTTACTCTACAAGAGATAGAAAAGTTAACAAAAGAAAAATGAGACAATTATGGATCATAAGAATAAACGCTGGAGCAAGATTAAACGGAATGACTTACTCTACATTTATGAATGGTCTTAAAAAAGCTGGAATCCTTTTAGACAGAAAAGTTTTAGCTGATATGGCTTTAAACAACGCTGAAGGATTTGCAAAATTAGCTGCAACTGCTAAAGCTGCATTATAA